The Pocillopora verrucosa isolate sample1 chromosome 2, ASM3666991v2, whole genome shotgun sequence genome has a segment encoding these proteins:
- the LOC131782464 gene encoding protein dispatched homolog 1 encodes MVKVACSSNSRPKFTKHDAIALCLALFIPFTVIILISVSVFPSLGGSPLPDFSSPTKGFEPRGTKLSNKMVTIKNFYESPLSQRGGQQNNVSSSVKRNSTQSSLEPPLPSDELNRYVHVRMMFIFEASGGDENLLVSSKLKDVCEIENSILSASSLYAQYCLSIYDGKTTKCYSSYSLGNYIALLSNRTTCRDITDQDVLYVKNLLLQCHPYFVKQSLKGSCATSSCEGVPANCTKHNAVYNIFQFLTDNEMSPSNDMFLKYTTSFPQVSGYDLYDVYDELYLELKDGVPERDGVKLASYWFGSYKFDLFQIKLLTEVIYPALAMIIVFLIMWFFLGSFILTFTGLFCIIYAIGLSYFLYTMVFKIDFFPFLNVTTLVFLVGIGADDAFVYYDIWRQTLAANPCANIMQLTLKTLRYAALSMLVTSLTTASAFFAGASSSITAVRLFGLFAGTSILTNYLLMITYFPAVVALHEKWVLKYKDGHSSLEVVPDESCDLDEVQSPKTGAPIAQNMSERNVMKSVVNSPVKQNEGSICFLQVIDFPCSLLISATSFFKTASSKVFEDWLPKAVIKLRYVWIALLACLTVGFLCVNFVKPGLQLPNTSDFQVFSSSHPLENYYLNYKSYFRFTSSQQSGGMWLELFWGIKLEDNGNHLNPDDYGTLQLDESFDKSNLFSPAGQNFLRYLCQSIEKQPFFVTFPSGDTCPIEAFIKACTSPKTACCGVNASFPFPADTAEGCLRTALFMPNSTGVRLLFDQQGKVIGFHLQIITVQSFTTSFTVMDDFWKKVTDWFDKEMAKAPTGLENGWVGCWNLDFYALQMGLSEGTYSSLGISVAVSFGVMLLTTLNILISIYAIITIIGIISITIGSLVLAGWQLNILESIVVSVAVGLSIDFTMHYGVAYRLAPDKSQRNSRVRYSLKHIGSAITMAALTTFFTGVMMMPATVLAYFQLGQFLMLVMVFSWLFSTFGFLSICSVIGPKNNFAELSFSHILSIFSSRRNKPVKRQETKPEEGAKDITTSF; translated from the exons ATGGTCAAAGTTGCTTGTTCGTCCAATTCAAG accCAAGTTTACAAAGCACGATGCCATAGCTCTGTGCCTGGCGCTGTTTATTCCATTCACTGTTATTATCCTTATTTCGGTGTCAGTTTTTCCATCACTGGGAGGCAGTCCATTGCCTGACTTTAGCAGCCCAACAAAG ggtTTTGAACCAAGAGGTACAAAACTGAGTAACAAGATGGtgacaataaaaaatttttatgaatcTCCTCTATCACAAAGAGGAGGCCAGCAGAACAATGTCTCATCATCTGTAAAGAGAAACTCAACTCAAAGTTCTCTTGAACCTCCTTTGCCATCTGATGAACTTAATAGGTATGTTCATGTAAGAATGATGTTCATTTTTGAGGCATCAGGTGGCGATGAAAACTTGTTAGTATCCAGCAAGCTCAAAGATGTTTGTGAAATAGAGAATTCTATTTTGAGTGCCAGCTCTTTATATGCACAATACTGTCTCAGCATTTATGAtggaaaaacaacaaagtgtTACTCAAGCTATTCTCTGGGAAATTATATTGCCTTGCTTAGTAACCGCACAACATGTCGAGACATAACTGATCAGGATGTTTTATACGTCAAGAATTTGTTGCTTCAGTGCCACCCTTACTTTGTGAAACAAAGTTTGAAGGGATCTTGTGCCACTTCCAGCTGTGAGGGCGTCCCAGCTAATTGCACCAAACACAATGCTGTGTATAATATTTTCCAGTTTCTAACAGATAATGAGATGAGTCCATCCAATGATATGTTTCTGAAATATACAACATCTTTCCCACAAGTATCTGGTTATGACTTATATGATGTATATGATGAGTTGTATTTGGAGCTAAAAGATGGTGTTCCTGAAAGAGATGGGGTGAAACTTGCCTCTTATTGGTTTGGGAGCTATAAGtttgatctttttcaaattaAGCTTCTCACTGAAGTCATATACCCTGCTCTTGCCATGattattgtttttcttattaTGTGGTTTTTCTTGGGTTCTTTCATTCTCACTTTCACCGGCCTTTTTTGCATTATTTATGCAATTGgtctttcatattttctttacacAATGGTCTTCAAAATAGACTTCTTTCCATTTCTGAATGTTACCACACTGGTGTTTTTGGTGGGCATTGGAGCAGATGATGCTTTTGTGTATTATGACATATGGAGACAGACACTTGCTGCTAACCCTTGTGCAAACATCATGCAGCTGACATTGAAGACCTTGCGTTATGCTGCCCTCTCCATGCTTGTCACAAGCTTGACGACAGCATCAGCATTTTTCGCAGGAGCATCTTCCTCCATCACTGCTGTTAGGTTGTTTGGACTGTTTGCCGGTACATCCATCTTGACAAATTACTTGCTGATGATAACATATTTCCCAGCTGTTGTGGCTTTGCATGAGAAGTGGGTGTTGAAGTACAAAGATGGACATTCAAGCTTGGAGGTAGTCCCTGATGAATCTTGTGATCTTGATGAAGTTCAGTCTCCTAAGACTGGGGCACCAATAGCACAGAACATGTCAGAGAGAAACGTCATGAAGTCTGTTGTTAACAGTCCTGTCAAGCAAAATGAGGGAAGCATTTGTTTTCTGCAAGTCATTGACTTTCCATGTTCTTTGTTAATATCAGCCACAAGTTTTTTCAAAACAGCAAGTTCAAAGGTGTTTGAAGATTGGCTACCAAAAGCAGTGATCAAGTTACGTTATGTATGGATTGCCCTGTTAGCGTGTCTTACAGTTGGATTTCTATGTGTTAATTTTGTTAAACCAGGTCTGCAGCTGCCAAATACAAGTGACTTCCAGGTGTTTAGTTCATCCCATCCACTTGAAAATTATTACTTAAACTATAAAAGCTACTTTAGATTCACCAGTTCGCAGCAAAGTGGTGGGATGTGGCTGGAACTGTTCTGGGGAATAAAACTTGAAGATAATGGAAATCATCTTAACCCAGATGACTATGGCACCCTACAACTGGATGAAAGCTTTGATAAATCAAATCTGTTCAGTCCAGCTGGTCAAAATTTCCTCCGTTACTTGTGTCAGTCCATTGAAAAGCAAccattttttgtaacttttccttCAGGTGATACATGCCCTATAGAAGCATTCATTAAAGCTTGTACCTCACCAAAAACAGCATGTTGTGGGGTTAATGCTAGTTTTCCATTTCCAGCTGATACTGCAGAGGGCTGTTTGAGAACAGCTTTATTCATGCCTAATTCTACTGGAGTTAGGCTTTTGTTTGACCAACAAGGGAAAGTGATTGGTTTTCATTTGCAAATAATCACAGTTCAATCATTTACCACCAGCTTTACTGTTATGGATGACTTCTGGAAGAAAGTGACAGATTGGTTTGACAAAGAAATGGCTAAGGCTCCAACAGGATTGGAGAATGGATGGGTAGGATGCTGGAACTTAGACTTCTATGCTCTGCAGATGGGACTGTCAGAAGGAACATACTCTTCTTTGGGAATCTCTGTGGCTGTATCGTTTGGAGTCATGCTGCTTACAACCCTCAACATCTTAATCAGCATCTACGCAATCATTACCATCATTGGAATTATTTCCATAACCATTGGGAGTCTTGTGCTGGCTGGCTGGCAATTGAATATTTTAGAGTCCATTGTGGTGTCAGTTGCAGTGGGTCTGTCCATTGATTTCACAATGCATTATGGTGTGGCTTACAGACTTGCACCAGACAAAAGTCAGAGAAATAGCAGGGTGCGTTACTCTTTGAAGCACATTGGATCTGCCATAACAATGGCCGCTCTTACAACATTTTTCACAG GTGTGATGATGATGCCAGCCACAGTCTTAGCATACTTTCAGCTTGGACAGTTCCTAATGTTGGTTATGGTCTTCAGTTGgcttttttcaacttttggcTTCTTGTCtatttgctctgtgattggtccaaagaATAACTTTGCAGAATTGAGCTTTAGTCATATCCTCAGCATTTTTTCTTCACGCCGAAATAAACCTGTGAAAAGGCAAGAAACTAAACCAGAGGAAGGAGCTAAAGACATCACTACATCCTTTTAA